A window of the Myxococcus fulvus genome harbors these coding sequences:
- a CDS encoding Na+/H+ antiporter subunit E, with protein MSAEEGRSRTPRLDVGAWKSAVARVVFLALTWWALCDGDPSSLTFGLVVVGVVSAVSFVLSPPRRHAWTLLGVAGFALFFLKGSVHGGFDVAKRALSPSLPISPVFVRYPIRLPEGAPQTLFRITLSLMPGTLNADIDGEELVVHALVDRGQGIHEELEDLERRVRRLFGLDASPSPPEGAHA; from the coding sequence GTGAGCGCGGAGGAGGGCCGGAGTCGGACGCCTCGGCTGGACGTGGGTGCCTGGAAGAGCGCGGTGGCGCGCGTGGTCTTCCTGGCGCTGACGTGGTGGGCGCTGTGTGACGGCGACCCGAGCAGCCTGACGTTCGGCCTGGTGGTGGTGGGCGTCGTGTCCGCGGTGAGCTTCGTGTTGAGTCCGCCGCGTCGCCACGCGTGGACGCTCTTGGGCGTGGCGGGCTTCGCGCTCTTCTTCCTGAAGGGCTCGGTCCATGGCGGCTTCGATGTGGCGAAGCGCGCGCTCTCTCCCAGCCTGCCCATCTCCCCTGTCTTCGTCCGCTACCCGATTCGCCTGCCCGAGGGTGCGCCCCAGACGCTGTTCCGCATCACCCTCAGCTTGATGCCCGGCACGCTGAACGCGGACATCGACGGAGAGGAACTGGTGGTGCACGCACTCGTGGACCGGGGACAGGGCATCCACGAGGAACTGGAGGACCTGGAGCGCCGCGTGCGCCGCCTGTTCGGCCTGGACGCTTCACCCTCGCCGCCGGAGGGCGCTCATGCATGA
- a CDS encoding alpha/beta fold hydrolase encodes MSIVTTKDGARIFYKDWGTGQPVVFSHGWPLNSDSWDEQLQFVASNGYRAIAHDRRGHGRSTQTWSGHDMDTYADDLAAVLDALDVKNAVLVGFSTGGGEVARYIARHGTKRVAKAVLVGAVPPLMAKTASNPGGLPIEVFDNIRAGVLADRSQFFQDLTTPFFGANRPGAKVSQGARDAFWLAGMQCGLKPAYDCVKAFSETDQTEDLKKFDVPTLIIHGDDDQIVPIEGAARAAARLVKGSTLKVYAGAPHGLTVTHREQFHADLLAFLKS; translated from the coding sequence ATGAGCATCGTCACGACGAAGGATGGAGCGCGCATCTTCTACAAGGACTGGGGCACGGGTCAGCCCGTGGTCTTCAGCCATGGCTGGCCGCTGAACTCGGACAGCTGGGACGAGCAGCTCCAGTTCGTCGCCTCGAACGGTTATCGCGCCATCGCGCACGACCGCCGGGGCCACGGCCGCTCCACCCAGACGTGGTCCGGCCACGACATGGACACCTACGCGGACGACCTGGCCGCGGTGCTCGACGCGCTCGACGTGAAGAACGCGGTGCTCGTGGGCTTCTCCACCGGCGGCGGCGAGGTGGCGCGCTACATCGCCCGGCACGGCACGAAGCGCGTGGCCAAGGCGGTGCTCGTGGGCGCGGTGCCTCCGCTCATGGCGAAGACGGCCAGCAATCCGGGCGGCCTGCCCATCGAGGTGTTCGACAACATCCGCGCCGGCGTCCTCGCCGACCGCTCCCAGTTCTTCCAGGACCTCACCACGCCGTTCTTCGGCGCCAACCGCCCCGGCGCCAAGGTCTCCCAGGGCGCGCGCGACGCGTTCTGGCTGGCCGGCATGCAGTGCGGCCTCAAGCCCGCCTATGACTGCGTCAAGGCGTTCTCCGAGACGGACCAGACCGAGGACCTGAAGAAGTTCGACGTCCCCACGCTCATCATCCACGGCGATGACGACCAGATTGTCCCCATCGAGGGCGCGGCGCGCGCGGCGGCGCGGCTGGTGAAGGGCTCCACGCTCAAGGTCTACGCCGGCGCTCCGCACGGCCTGACGGTGACGCACCGCGAGCAGTTCCACGCGGACCTGCTCGCCTTCCTGAAGTCCTGA
- a CDS encoding N,N-dimethylformamidase beta subunit family domain-containing protein translates to MGLSMFLTMWVGLMSVAPAGSEARRPGSTEWALSQPATGAQLEGYASATSVQRGQSIDIHVRTDSARAVRWELYRMGHYGGAGSRRMASGGPVTVGPQPTPVADRTTGLVECRWPVSFTVATQASWPSGVYLLKLVRDDGPQSYVIFVVRADERKNTGVVLIPFTTFQAYNAWGGESLYATSLGLSGGHAKVASFDRPYLDGNGAGEYFYASHNFVLWAESKGHELNYVTNVDLDRDPSLLMGQRLFISVGHDEYWSRPLKQAVDAALASGVNLAFLGSDTSCWLIRLEAGPTGTSRRRQVCYKDEAPQEDPKAGTNLMTVRWRNARLGEPENGLVGVMSDAWGIIPQPYVVRTPGAWPFAGTGLAQGDSILSVVGYEIDRAWSNGASPPGLVALADSPAISSRGEPNRHTSTLYTAPSGAFVFASGGISWSHGLSHPHFADLRVQRITDNVMRKAGLVPPLEGDTFGADDPRPVDRTGQSAGVSTFAGAAFQEGFVNGPATQARFRRPVGVAVDAQGNVFVADTGNHAVRRIANDAARTVTTIAGTGTPGVGEGAGATTALRSPQSIAIATDGALYVADTGNHRVVRIARDERWTVSTFAGSKDGRQGKVDGVGTAARFQTPSSVAFAGTELYVADTFNHRLARISPDGRVSTLIGARGSGSTNGPASQAKLHRPTGVAFGGGALWVVDTGNRLIRRVAMDAVFTTSTAAGAVTGGFSDGAGSAALFLPMLGAAYVQDRLLLTDTGNERIRAVASGRARTYAGTGAHGARDGAAEQATFSLPAGIAGLPNGDVLVVDQGASTVRRLLAPAVGGGSRPVPRITGGPFSGTSAPLNVFLDATTSTATGAGRWIQRFRWELGDGTTSDAAHLEHRYTGVGRYTVTLTATDDLGASASATQVIQVGPP, encoded by the coding sequence ATGGGACTGTCGATGTTCCTGACGATGTGGGTGGGGCTGATGTCTGTCGCTCCAGCGGGCAGCGAGGCACGGCGGCCCGGCAGCACGGAGTGGGCGCTCAGCCAGCCGGCGACGGGCGCGCAGCTGGAGGGTTATGCCAGCGCGACGAGCGTGCAGCGGGGCCAGTCCATCGACATCCACGTGCGGACCGACAGCGCGCGCGCGGTGCGCTGGGAGCTGTACCGCATGGGCCACTACGGCGGCGCGGGCTCGCGGCGCATGGCGTCCGGAGGCCCCGTCACCGTGGGCCCGCAGCCCACGCCGGTGGCGGACAGGACGACGGGGCTCGTGGAGTGTCGCTGGCCGGTGAGCTTCACCGTGGCGACTCAAGCCTCGTGGCCCAGCGGCGTGTACCTGCTCAAGCTCGTGCGCGACGACGGGCCGCAGTCCTACGTCATCTTCGTGGTGCGCGCCGACGAGCGGAAGAACACGGGCGTGGTCCTGATTCCGTTCACCACGTTCCAGGCCTACAACGCCTGGGGTGGAGAGAGCCTCTACGCCACCTCGCTGGGATTGTCCGGGGGGCACGCGAAGGTGGCCTCGTTCGACCGGCCGTACCTGGATGGCAATGGCGCGGGCGAGTACTTCTACGCCTCCCACAACTTCGTGCTGTGGGCCGAGTCCAAGGGCCACGAACTCAACTACGTCACCAACGTGGACCTGGACCGGGACCCCTCGCTGTTGATGGGACAGAGGCTGTTCATCTCGGTGGGGCATGACGAGTACTGGTCGCGTCCGCTCAAGCAGGCGGTGGACGCGGCGCTGGCGTCGGGGGTGAACCTGGCGTTCCTGGGCAGCGACACCAGCTGCTGGCTCATCCGCCTGGAGGCGGGGCCCACGGGGACGTCGCGGCGAAGGCAGGTCTGTTACAAGGACGAGGCGCCCCAGGAGGACCCGAAGGCGGGGACGAACCTCATGACGGTGCGCTGGCGCAACGCGCGCCTGGGCGAGCCGGAGAACGGCCTCGTCGGCGTGATGTCCGACGCGTGGGGCATCATCCCGCAGCCCTACGTGGTGCGCACGCCGGGAGCCTGGCCCTTCGCCGGCACGGGGCTCGCGCAGGGCGACTCCATCCTCTCCGTGGTGGGCTACGAAATCGACCGGGCGTGGAGCAACGGAGCCTCGCCGCCGGGGCTCGTCGCCCTCGCCGACTCGCCGGCCATCAGCAGCAGGGGCGAGCCCAACCGGCACACCTCCACCCTCTACACCGCGCCCTCCGGCGCGTTCGTCTTCGCCAGCGGCGGCATCTCCTGGTCCCACGGCCTGTCGCACCCGCACTTCGCGGACCTGCGCGTGCAACGCATCACCGACAACGTGATGCGCAAGGCGGGCCTCGTGCCTCCGCTGGAGGGAGACACCTTCGGCGCGGATGACCCCAGGCCCGTGGACCGCACGGGGCAGTCCGCGGGCGTGTCCACCTTCGCGGGGGCCGCGTTCCAGGAGGGCTTCGTCAACGGCCCCGCGACGCAGGCGCGCTTCCGCCGGCCCGTGGGCGTGGCGGTGGACGCGCAGGGCAACGTGTTCGTCGCGGACACGGGCAACCACGCGGTGCGACGCATCGCCAACGACGCGGCGCGCACCGTCACCACCATCGCGGGCACGGGCACGCCGGGCGTGGGCGAGGGAGCCGGCGCGACGACGGCGCTGCGCTCGCCGCAGTCCATCGCCATCGCCACCGACGGCGCGCTCTACGTGGCGGACACGGGCAACCACCGCGTCGTGCGCATCGCCCGGGACGAGCGCTGGACGGTGAGCACCTTCGCGGGCTCGAAGGACGGACGGCAGGGCAAGGTGGACGGTGTGGGCACCGCCGCGCGCTTCCAGACGCCCTCCAGCGTGGCGTTCGCCGGGACGGAGTTGTACGTGGCGGACACCTTCAACCACCGGCTCGCGCGCATCTCCCCGGACGGGCGGGTGAGCACGCTGATTGGCGCGCGGGGCTCGGGCAGCACCAATGGTCCGGCGAGCCAGGCGAAGCTCCACCGGCCCACGGGAGTGGCCTTCGGCGGCGGCGCGCTGTGGGTGGTGGACACGGGCAACCGCCTCATCCGCCGCGTGGCGATGGACGCAGTCTTCACCACCTCCACCGCGGCGGGCGCCGTCACTGGCGGCTTCTCGGACGGCGCCGGCAGCGCGGCGCTGTTCCTGCCGATGCTCGGCGCGGCCTACGTCCAGGACCGGCTGCTGCTGACGGACACGGGCAACGAGCGCATCCGCGCCGTCGCCTCGGGTCGGGCGAGGACATACGCGGGCACGGGCGCGCATGGCGCCCGGGATGGCGCGGCGGAGCAGGCCACCTTCAGCCTTCCCGCGGGCATCGCGGGCCTGCCGAACGGAGACGTGCTGGTGGTGGACCAGGGCGCGTCCACGGTGCGCAGGCTGCTCGCGCCCGCCGTGGGAGGAGGCTCGCGTCCCGTGCCGCGCATCACCGGCGGGCCGTTCTCCGGGACGAGCGCGCCCTTGAACGTGTTCCTCGACGCGACGACGAGCACCGCGACGGGCGCGGGCCGCTGGATTCAGCGCTTCCGATGGGAGCTGGGTGACGGCACCACGTCCGACGCGGCGCACCTGGAGCACCGCTACACGGGCGTGGGCCGCTACACCGTCACGCTCACCGCCACGGATGACCTGGGGGCGAGCGCCTCCGCCACGCAGGTCATCCAGGTGGGCCCGCCCTGA
- a CDS encoding alpha/beta fold hydrolase, translating to MSKSVTTRNNVQVIGRGDDVIVFAHGFGTNQSAWHHQVRAFEDTHRIVLFDHVGTHGTDLEDYSPHRYAALESYSLDLLEVLESVRARNVFYVGHSMSGMIGMLAGLVRPEFFRGMLFIGASPRYLNSPDFKGGFERKDIDELYKTIEQHFEAWASGFAQAAMGPSATPEMVKDFSSSLLALRPDIAVGVIRIIFESDYREQITRLKVPTWVVQPLNDFAVPTAVGEYLARTLPSGNIRYVPNQGHLPHLSAPNEVNTLISDALAASALAAA from the coding sequence ATGTCCAAGTCAGTCACCACTCGAAACAATGTGCAGGTCATTGGCCGAGGCGACGACGTGATTGTCTTCGCCCACGGGTTCGGCACCAACCAGAGCGCGTGGCACCACCAGGTGCGCGCCTTCGAGGACACGCACCGCATCGTCCTGTTCGACCACGTGGGGACGCACGGCACGGACCTGGAGGACTACAGCCCGCACCGCTACGCGGCCCTGGAGAGCTACTCGCTGGACCTGCTCGAGGTGCTCGAGTCGGTCAGGGCGCGCAACGTGTTCTACGTGGGCCACTCGATGAGCGGCATGATTGGCATGCTCGCGGGGCTGGTCCGACCGGAGTTCTTCCGGGGCATGCTCTTCATCGGCGCCTCGCCCCGCTACCTCAACTCCCCCGACTTCAAGGGCGGCTTCGAGCGCAAGGACATCGACGAGCTGTACAAGACCATCGAGCAGCACTTCGAGGCCTGGGCCAGCGGCTTCGCGCAGGCGGCCATGGGGCCCTCCGCCACGCCGGAGATGGTCAAGGACTTCAGCTCGTCCCTGCTGGCGTTGCGCCCCGACATCGCCGTCGGCGTGATTCGCATCATCTTCGAGTCGGACTACCGCGAGCAGATCACCCGGCTGAAGGTCCCCACCTGGGTCGTCCAGCCGCTCAACGACTTCGCCGTCCCCACCGCGGTGGGCGAGTACCTGGCCAGGACCCTGCCGAGCGGCAACATCCGCTACGTCCCCAACCAGGGACACCTGCCGCACCTGAGCGCGCCCAACGAGGTCAACACGCTCATCTCGGACGCCCTCGCGGCAAGCGCCCTCGCGGCGGCGTGA
- a CDS encoding hybrid sensor histidine kinase/response regulator, with protein MSASSTEVTEPGGPSGSVDAAVVELMVDAVRALGTRDGGQLTRLLEVVRQACHADVAVSLRRIDPLTVFELAGTPAQRPRLAHLGEALFRGPLAEDSTWRFHEPRPQESGVPESLRGAMAVLPWHSVDDRKGGLVLVRQGPTGFSASERAGLQAVTGLLLTCARESDLESATETLRARVDAITDAVPCALVFLEHNRVETWVNKPGAALLGLPEGQVPAHQMSRAMASLRERATNRAQIEERMARLFDGSQPELRDMLWRFESPHQTLSVSCVPARRGSARGRLWALLDVTEAQDALSSMGEKNLALDAARAEADAANTAKSSFLANMSHEIRTPMNGVLGMAQLLRETSLTEEQRESVDVIHTSGEALLRLINDLLDFSKIEAGAFELDGQSFSLRQSLKECLGLLGPQAASRGLYLKHTVDADVRDALWGDKTRLRQVLVNLVGNALKFTHEGGVTVHVSRGEMKPGLEPDSWPLRFDIQDTGIGIPAERMNRLFRSFSQVDASTSRHYGGTGLGLAISLRLAELMGGTIRVHSTVGLGSTFSVDIVLREGEEVATRSSAELDATLGQRLPLRILLVEDNPINQKVGLRLFKKLGYDADVAGNGVESLGALERERYDVVFMDVHMPQMDGLEATRRIRADSPRYGSPRIIAMTASVIQGDKDLCLQAGMNDFVTKPVDATLLMAALESAAQLPDLPLAPPPEAPGFDASALEKLELLTGPDRGELATLVRDFLRNADKHLASFHQALETSDAAALTRHAHSLRSSAALFGAARLSRRCEELEMRAPHEPLEQLRERVDLARRDFDEARQALESAVPEVLSGPPSSA; from the coding sequence GTGAGTGCTTCCTCGACGGAGGTGACGGAACCGGGAGGACCCTCCGGCTCCGTGGACGCGGCGGTGGTGGAGCTGATGGTGGACGCGGTGCGAGCGCTCGGCACGCGCGACGGCGGCCAGCTCACGCGCCTCTTGGAGGTGGTGCGCCAGGCCTGCCACGCGGACGTGGCCGTCAGCCTGCGCCGCATCGACCCCCTCACCGTCTTCGAGCTGGCCGGCACGCCCGCGCAGCGCCCCCGGCTGGCGCACCTGGGCGAGGCGCTCTTCCGAGGCCCCCTGGCGGAGGACTCGACGTGGCGTTTCCACGAACCCCGCCCCCAGGAGAGCGGCGTCCCCGAGTCGCTGCGCGGCGCCATGGCCGTGCTGCCGTGGCACTCCGTCGATGACCGCAAGGGCGGCCTGGTGCTGGTGCGCCAGGGCCCCACGGGCTTCTCCGCCTCCGAGCGCGCCGGCCTCCAGGCCGTGACGGGCCTGCTGCTCACCTGCGCGCGTGAGAGTGATTTGGAGAGCGCCACGGAGACCCTGCGCGCGCGCGTGGACGCCATCACCGACGCGGTGCCCTGCGCGCTGGTGTTCCTGGAGCACAACCGCGTCGAGACGTGGGTGAACAAGCCCGGCGCCGCCCTGCTCGGGCTGCCCGAGGGCCAGGTGCCGGCCCACCAGATGTCGCGCGCCATGGCCTCGCTGCGCGAGCGCGCGACCAACCGCGCGCAAATCGAGGAGCGGATGGCGCGGCTTTTCGACGGCAGTCAGCCGGAGCTGCGCGACATGCTCTGGCGCTTCGAGTCGCCGCACCAGACGCTGTCCGTCTCCTGCGTGCCCGCGCGTCGGGGCTCCGCGCGCGGCCGGCTGTGGGCGCTGCTGGACGTCACCGAGGCCCAGGACGCGCTCTCCAGCATGGGGGAGAAGAACCTGGCGCTGGACGCGGCGCGCGCGGAGGCGGACGCCGCCAACACCGCCAAGTCCAGCTTCCTGGCCAACATGAGCCACGAGATTCGCACGCCCATGAACGGCGTGCTGGGCATGGCGCAGCTCTTGCGCGAGACGTCGCTCACCGAGGAGCAGCGCGAGAGCGTGGACGTCATCCACACGAGCGGCGAGGCGCTCCTGCGGCTCATCAATGATCTGCTCGACTTCTCCAAGATCGAAGCGGGCGCGTTCGAGCTGGACGGCCAGTCCTTCTCGCTGCGCCAGAGCCTCAAGGAGTGCCTGGGCCTGCTGGGTCCGCAGGCGGCCTCGCGCGGCCTGTACCTGAAGCACACGGTGGACGCGGACGTGCGCGACGCGCTGTGGGGCGACAAGACGCGGCTGCGGCAGGTGCTGGTCAACCTGGTGGGCAACGCGCTCAAGTTCACCCACGAGGGCGGCGTCACCGTGCACGTGTCGCGCGGAGAGATGAAGCCGGGGCTCGAGCCCGACAGCTGGCCCTTGCGCTTCGACATCCAGGACACCGGCATCGGCATCCCCGCGGAGCGGATGAACCGGCTGTTCCGCTCGTTCAGCCAGGTGGACGCGTCCACCAGCCGCCACTATGGCGGCACCGGCCTGGGGCTCGCCATCAGCCTGCGGCTGGCGGAGCTGATGGGCGGCACCATCCGCGTGCACAGCACCGTGGGACTGGGCTCCACCTTCAGCGTGGACATCGTCCTGCGCGAGGGCGAGGAGGTGGCCACCCGCTCCTCCGCGGAGCTGGACGCCACGCTGGGACAGCGGCTGCCCTTGCGCATCCTCCTGGTGGAGGACAACCCCATCAACCAGAAGGTCGGCCTGCGCCTGTTCAAGAAGCTCGGCTACGACGCGGACGTGGCGGGCAACGGCGTGGAGTCGCTGGGCGCCCTGGAGCGCGAGCGCTACGACGTCGTCTTCATGGACGTGCACATGCCGCAGATGGACGGTCTGGAGGCCACGCGCCGCATCCGCGCGGACTCCCCGAGGTACGGCAGCCCCCGCATCATCGCGATGACCGCGAGCGTCATCCAGGGCGACAAGGACCTGTGTCTCCAGGCGGGGATGAACGACTTCGTGACGAAGCCGGTGGACGCCACGCTGCTGATGGCGGCGCTGGAGAGCGCGGCCCAATTGCCCGACCTCCCGCTGGCGCCACCGCCCGAGGCGCCCGGGTTCGATGCCTCCGCGCTGGAGAAGCTGGAGCTGCTCACCGGCCCGGACCGGGGCGAGCTGGCCACGCTGGTGCGCGACTTCCTGCGCAACGCCGACAAGCACCTGGCCTCGTTCCACCAGGCCCTGGAGACCTCCGATGCGGCGGCGCTCACCCGCCACGCGCACAGCCTGCGCTCCAGCGCGGCCCTGTTCGGCGCGGCCCGGCTGTCGCGCCGGTGCGAGGAGCTGGAGATGCGCGCGCCGCACGAGCCGCTGGAGCAGCTCCGGGAGCGGGTGGACCTGGCGCGGCGGGACTTCGACGAGGCCCGTCAGGCGTTGGAGTCCGCCGTGCCGGAGGTCCTCTCGGGACCGCCGTCCAGCGCCTGA
- a CDS encoding condensation domain-containing protein → MRDEKDVVKLRADDREVSWARPSRPGLSESRLPAHNVTIEGWVVEWLALHWQMPTASIDTRRPLVEQGLDSMGAMRLTHDLEQWLGLPLTLSFLWEQRTIESLARALASPDTLFTLSPVSEANDTARGLASDTAPASAGQRRLWRLMRPVPDSPRFHVHFGLRFDGPLDVDSLRLGFQELVRRHESLRTTFHERDGALTQVVSPASRLELPVVDLRGGGGDAPEVALGSSSFRAMNDAQARAPFDVAAGPLMRAALVILAEQTHVLLVTQHQLITDGPSLGVFGRELASLYRVFQAGVPSPLAPPARQPADVARWQHRWSTSDAARQQREYWRARLEGAPPLSLTSRRAGEEDAGGLVRLEVPVALTAAWKSLASTEGATLFTALSAVFAALLRQVSGQEDVLVGTVVANRGRRELRDVVGLLSNTVALRCDLTGNPSFRELLRRHRLRTTEDLGHQELPFDEVAASLPHGLQAACVFESATGVDLSIPGMSCTLLSDTPDASVPGLARHALTLLLREDLTGLRGAFEYASAVFQPAEVERLARAYRHLLGRIVETPDARLDELALSEEAPRQALDGGPERTSGTADSNA, encoded by the coding sequence GTGCGCGACGAGAAGGATGTGGTGAAGCTCCGAGCCGATGACCGAGAGGTGTCCTGGGCGCGCCCGTCCCGGCCGGGGCTGTCCGAGTCGCGGCTGCCTGCTCACAATGTGACCATCGAGGGCTGGGTGGTGGAGTGGCTCGCCCTGCACTGGCAGATGCCCACCGCCTCCATCGACACCCGGCGTCCCCTGGTGGAGCAGGGGCTCGACTCGATGGGGGCGATGCGGCTCACGCACGACCTGGAGCAATGGCTGGGGCTGCCCCTCACGCTGTCGTTCCTCTGGGAGCAGCGCACCATCGAGTCGCTGGCGCGCGCCCTGGCCTCGCCGGACACGCTGTTCACCCTGTCGCCCGTGAGTGAGGCGAACGACACGGCGAGGGGTCTGGCGTCGGACACCGCGCCCGCGTCCGCGGGACAGCGGCGGCTGTGGCGACTGATGCGTCCTGTGCCCGACAGCCCGCGCTTCCACGTCCACTTCGGGCTGCGGTTCGACGGGCCGCTGGATGTCGACTCGCTGCGGCTCGGCTTCCAGGAGCTGGTGCGTCGACACGAGTCCCTCCGCACGACGTTCCACGAGAGGGACGGAGCCTTGACCCAGGTCGTCTCGCCCGCGTCGCGACTGGAGCTGCCGGTCGTCGACCTGCGGGGTGGAGGCGGGGACGCGCCGGAGGTGGCGCTGGGCTCCTCCTCGTTCCGCGCGATGAACGACGCCCAGGCTCGCGCGCCCTTCGACGTGGCCGCGGGTCCGCTGATGCGCGCCGCGCTGGTCATCCTGGCGGAGCAGACCCATGTCCTGCTGGTGACGCAGCATCAGCTCATCACGGACGGCCCGTCGCTCGGGGTCTTCGGCCGGGAGCTGGCCTCGCTGTACCGCGTCTTCCAGGCCGGGGTGCCCTCGCCGCTGGCGCCTCCCGCGCGTCAGCCCGCGGACGTGGCGCGCTGGCAACATCGCTGGTCGACGAGTGACGCGGCCCGACAGCAGCGCGAGTACTGGCGCGCGCGATTGGAGGGCGCCCCGCCGCTCTCGCTGACGTCGCGACGTGCCGGCGAGGAGGACGCGGGAGGACTGGTGCGCCTCGAGGTGCCCGTGGCGCTGACGGCCGCCTGGAAGTCCCTGGCGAGCACGGAGGGCGCCACGTTGTTCACGGCGCTGTCCGCGGTGTTCGCCGCGCTCTTGCGTCAGGTATCCGGCCAGGAGGATGTGCTCGTGGGCACGGTGGTGGCCAACCGGGGACGCCGCGAGCTGCGCGACGTGGTGGGTCTGCTCTCCAACACCGTGGCGCTGCGCTGCGACCTGACGGGCAACCCGTCCTTCCGAGAGCTGCTCCGGCGCCACCGCCTGCGCACCACGGAGGACCTGGGGCACCAGGAGCTGCCCTTCGACGAGGTGGCCGCGAGCCTCCCGCACGGGCTGCAGGCCGCGTGCGTGTTCGAGAGCGCGACGGGCGTCGACCTGTCCATTCCCGGCATGTCCTGCACGCTGCTGTCGGACACGCCCGACGCGTCCGTGCCGGGGCTCGCCCGTCACGCGCTGACGCTGCTGCTGCGCGAGGACCTGACGGGGCTGCGCGGCGCCTTCGAGTACGCCTCCGCCGTGTTCCAGCCCGCGGAGGTGGAGCGGCTGGCCCGGGCCTACCGTCACCTCTTGGGGCGCATCGTCGAGACGCCGGACGCGCGGCTGGACGAGCTGGCCCTGTCCGAAGAGGCGCCGCGTCAGGCGCTGGACGGCGGTCCCGAGAGGACCTCCGGCACGGCGGACTCCAACGCCTGA
- a CDS encoding TetR/AcrR family transcriptional regulator C-terminal domain-containing protein gives MRIQKEQVVQAAWALVDEVGVEGMTMRSLAQALSIQAPSLYWHFPSKQSLLETMADALLSDVAVERPTGKSWEAVVKAVAGELRRAFLSHRDAARVFAGTVVASENTFRVSEWLMEALTQAGLSSKEAGWTTFTLLDYVLGFTIEEQSLGTRDAQVPPVAEQMRALASPRFPHVARAVEALVDPDFDARFMFGLELLLAGVRARKPSRAR, from the coding sequence ATGCGTATCCAGAAGGAGCAGGTGGTCCAGGCGGCGTGGGCGCTGGTGGATGAGGTGGGCGTGGAGGGGATGACGATGCGCTCGTTGGCGCAGGCGCTCTCCATCCAGGCGCCGTCGCTCTATTGGCATTTCCCCAGCAAGCAGTCGCTGCTGGAGACGATGGCGGACGCGCTGCTGTCGGACGTGGCGGTGGAGCGCCCGACGGGGAAGAGCTGGGAGGCGGTGGTGAAGGCCGTCGCGGGGGAGTTGCGGCGCGCGTTCCTGAGCCACCGGGACGCGGCCCGGGTGTTCGCGGGCACCGTCGTCGCGTCGGAGAACACCTTCCGCGTCAGCGAGTGGCTGATGGAGGCGCTGACGCAGGCGGGGCTGTCCTCCAAGGAGGCGGGGTGGACCACCTTCACCCTGCTCGACTACGTCCTCGGGTTCACCATCGAGGAGCAGTCGTTGGGCACGCGCGACGCCCAGGTGCCCCCGGTGGCCGAGCAGATGCGGGCCCTGGCCTCTCCGCGATTCCCCCACGTGGCCCGGGCGGTGGAGGCCCTGGTGGACCCCGACTTCGACGCGCGCTTCATGTTCGGCCTGGAGCTGCTCCTGGCCGGAGTGCGTGCTCGTAAACCCTCGCGCGCGCGGTGA